Proteins encoded by one window of Deltaproteobacteria bacterium:
- a CDS encoding ammonia-forming cytochrome c nitrite reductase subunit c552: MSPDTTKKRWLSLFLMFAAVAAGAAALSAYVLTSVMEHKQEAKNPFFRVVEITDDTGDPAIWGKNFPLQYDRYLRTADMVRTRRGGSEALPHTPTDADPRSIVTQSKIEEDTRLKRMWAGYAFSKDFREERGHAYMLEDQIYTERQKVGQPGTCLNCHASTYLIYKELGTGDIVAGFDKMNSMKYDEAKTYAKHPVACIDCHDAQTMQLRITRPAFIEGIKALKAAQGVADYDVNEMATRQEMRSFVCGQCHVEYYFKGDKKRLTFPWHNGVGGEDILDYYNEQGFKDWVHADTGAPMLKAQHPEFEMWNKGIHAQAGVACADCHMPYMREGAMKISDHHVRSPLLNINKSCGTCHRVSEEEIKARAENIQETFFSLRNQAMDALMDLIDDLKAAKDAGRPDAELAAARELQRRASFLIDFCEAENSTGFHAPQESTRLLGVAINYARDGQLSVRDPNYKPKTIAAHEAAIAAKAAAAAQKGAEAPAEKKAEGQTVANDKPNSATTL, from the coding sequence ATGAGCCCGGACACCACGAAGAAACGCTGGCTCTCGCTGTTCCTGATGTTCGCCGCGGTCGCGGCGGGCGCGGCGGCCCTGTCCGCTTACGTGCTCACCAGCGTCATGGAGCACAAGCAGGAGGCGAAAAATCCGTTCTTCCGCGTCGTCGAAATCACCGACGACACGGGCGATCCGGCCATTTGGGGAAAGAACTTCCCGCTGCAGTACGACCGGTACCTGCGTACCGCGGACATGGTCCGCACACGTCGGGGCGGCAGCGAGGCGTTGCCGCATACGCCGACCGACGCCGATCCGCGCTCGATCGTGACGCAGTCGAAGATCGAGGAAGACACGCGCCTGAAGCGGATGTGGGCGGGCTACGCGTTTTCCAAGGACTTTCGCGAGGAGCGCGGCCACGCGTACATGCTGGAAGATCAGATCTACACCGAGCGCCAAAAGGTGGGTCAGCCCGGCACGTGCCTGAACTGCCACGCGTCCACGTACCTGATCTACAAGGAGCTGGGCACCGGCGACATCGTGGCCGGCTTCGACAAGATGAACTCGATGAAATACGACGAGGCCAAGACCTACGCCAAGCACCCGGTGGCGTGCATCGACTGCCACGACGCGCAGACCATGCAGCTACGCATCACGCGCCCGGCCTTCATCGAGGGCATCAAGGCGCTCAAGGCGGCGCAGGGCGTTGCCGATTACGACGTGAACGAGATGGCCACGCGGCAGGAGATGCGATCGTTCGTGTGCGGCCAGTGCCACGTCGAATACTACTTCAAGGGCGACAAGAAGCGCCTGACCTTCCCGTGGCATAACGGCGTGGGCGGCGAGGACATTCTCGACTACTACAACGAGCAAGGCTTCAAGGACTGGGTGCATGCGGACACCGGCGCGCCGATGCTCAAGGCGCAGCACCCCGAGTTCGAGATGTGGAACAAAGGGATCCACGCGCAGGCGGGGGTGGCGTGCGCCGACTGCCACATGCCCTACATGCGCGAGGGCGCGATGAAGATCAGCGATCACCACGTTCGCAGCCCGCTGCTCAACATCAACAAGTCATGCGGCACCTGCCACCGGGTTTCCGAGGAAGAGATCAAGGCGCGCGCCGAGAACATCCAGGAAACGTTCTTCAGTCTGCGCAACCAGGCGATGGACGCGCTGATGGATCTGATCGACGACCTGAAGGCCGCGAAGGACGCGGGCCGGCCCGACGCCGAGCTCGCCGCCGCGCGCGAACTCCAGCGCCGCGCGAGCTTCCTGATCGACTTCTGCGAGGCCGAGAACTCGACGGGCTTCCACGCGCCGCAGGAATCGACGCGTCTGCTGGGCGTGGCGATCAACTATGCGCGCGACGGCCAGCTCTCGGTGCGCGATCCCAACTACAAGCCGAAGACCATCGCCGCGCACGAAGCCGCGATTGCGGCGAAGGCCGCGGCCGCCGCCCAGAAGGGGGCCGAAGCGCCCGCCGAGAAAAAAGCCGAAGGCCAGACGGTCGCGAACGACAAACCGAACAGCGCGACCACGCTGTAA
- the nrfH gene encoding cytochrome c nitrite reductase small subunit yields MVAAIAAALTVGMAAGLGAYTFVYAKGYSYMGNDPQSCVNCHIMNEQYEAWTRSSHHAIATCNDCHAPHDLVGKYRVKATNGYHHSLAFTTGEFADPIHIKPGNRAVTEAQCRHCHADIVHGIDTTPKPGEAMSCVRCHASVGHMH; encoded by the coding sequence ATGGTCGCCGCGATCGCCGCGGCGCTGACCGTGGGCATGGCGGCGGGACTGGGCGCGTACACCTTCGTTTACGCGAAGGGCTACTCGTACATGGGCAACGATCCCCAATCGTGCGTGAATTGCCACATCATGAACGAGCAATATGAGGCGTGGACGCGCAGCAGCCACCACGCAATCGCGACCTGCAACGACTGCCACGCGCCGCACGACCTCGTCGGCAAGTACCGCGTGAAAGCGACGAACGGCTATCACCACTCGCTCGCGTTCACGACCGGCGAATTCGCCGACCCCATTCACATCAAGCCCGGCAACCGCGCCGTCACCGAGGCGCAATGCCGTCACTGCCACGCCGACATCGTTCACGGCATCGACACGACCCCCAAGCCCGGCGAGGCGATGTCGTGCGTGCGCTGCCACGCGTCGGTGGGTCATATGCATTAG
- a CDS encoding transposase, with the protein MPRREPKARYKRNLPHVQAAGKTFFITFRTIPGVELNPGARSLVLGHCLHDHGRRYELLAAVVMPDHVHLLLTPRLEDPSAPFSLAAIMSGIKGASAHSVNRLTGRRGQLWQDESFDHIQRSEENARKVGEYISQNPVRKGLAETPDGYPWLWRRWVEGERLHQKP; encoded by the coding sequence ATGCCGCGCCGCGAGCCCAAAGCCCGCTACAAGAGAAACCTGCCGCATGTTCAAGCCGCCGGGAAAACATTCTTCATCACGTTCCGAACGATTCCGGGAGTCGAACTGAACCCAGGCGCCCGCTCGCTCGTGCTTGGGCATTGCCTGCATGACCATGGCCGTCGATACGAACTGCTCGCCGCCGTCGTGATGCCCGATCATGTGCATCTCTTGCTCACGCCGCGGCTTGAAGACCCGTCGGCGCCGTTCAGCCTCGCCGCCATCATGTCGGGGATCAAGGGCGCATCGGCACACTCCGTGAATCGCTTAACGGGACGGCGCGGGCAATTGTGGCAGGACGAATCGTTCGATCACATCCAGCGTTCCGAGGAAAATGCTCGGAAGGTTGGGGAATACATTTCGCAAAACCCGGTGCGCAAAGGGCTCGCGGAGACCCCGGATGGATATCCGTGGCTATGGCGGAGATGGGTGGAGGGAGAGAGACTCCATCAGAAGCCATGA
- a CDS encoding enoyl-CoA hydratase/isomerase family protein, translating into MVTKSKNATAKNVLTIDRRDGGVALVWFDDPDGVVNKLSIKVLGEFNATMDELEGDASIKAVVWISRKPDCFIAGADIAEIRTFASAVEAEKISRTGHAGFARIENSKKIHIAVVRGAALGGGTEFILACRYRIAADTPKTMFGLPEVKLGVLPGGGGTQRLPHAVGLEAALDLMLTGKNVFARKALKMGLVHEVVSPWGLEETAVKAAKRLIKDGIPEGKSDPDWKEKIKQDVGPARNLILNTALEMVERKTYGNYPAPGHIIRAVRAGLETPGEKGYAAEAKLFGELVVTPASRQLVNLFFAMTSKKKNELAAKAEPVAHVGVLGAGLMGSGIALVSSEQADTPVFVKDVSADALAGSQKYVFRAMDEKFRKRAINRRVRDRAVARVHGVLDYEAMRRCELVIEAVFEDLKIKHQVLREVEAVARPDCVFASNTSALPIAQIAAASKRPENVLGMHYFSPVEKMPLLEVIRTDKTSERALAMAVAFGMKQGKTVIVVRDSPGFYTTRILAPYMNETCLLLAEGATIPDLDRAMLAWGFPVGPAALFDEVGIDVAAHVAGFLGAALAKIHGPLPTSDGMIKLAAAGYKGRKNKKGFYRYDAAPASRLPLGLGKKKGKQANEAVYAFFSDRPRKAMSHAEIQDRLGLVMVNEAAACLQEKVIESPLDGDLGAIMGLGFPPFRGGPFRYVDEVGAAKIVEKLQHLADAHGAQFAPAKILVEYAKKGRTFYK; encoded by the coding sequence ATGGTGACCAAGAGCAAAAACGCGACGGCGAAGAACGTGCTCACGATCGATCGGCGGGACGGCGGCGTCGCCCTCGTCTGGTTCGACGATCCCGACGGCGTCGTCAACAAACTCTCGATCAAGGTGCTGGGCGAATTCAACGCGACGATGGACGAGCTCGAGGGCGATGCGTCGATCAAGGCCGTGGTGTGGATCTCGCGCAAGCCCGACTGTTTCATCGCGGGAGCCGACATCGCCGAGATCCGGACGTTTGCGTCCGCGGTCGAGGCCGAGAAGATCAGCCGCACCGGCCACGCGGGATTCGCGCGCATCGAGAACAGCAAGAAGATCCACATCGCCGTCGTGCGCGGCGCGGCGCTGGGCGGCGGCACCGAGTTCATCCTCGCCTGCCGCTACCGCATCGCGGCCGACACGCCGAAGACGATGTTCGGCCTGCCCGAGGTCAAGCTCGGCGTGCTGCCCGGCGGCGGAGGCACACAGCGCCTGCCGCATGCGGTCGGCCTCGAGGCCGCGCTCGATCTGATGCTCACGGGCAAGAACGTCTTCGCGCGCAAGGCACTGAAGATGGGTCTCGTGCACGAGGTCGTCTCACCGTGGGGGCTCGAGGAAACGGCGGTCAAGGCCGCGAAGCGCCTCATCAAGGACGGCATTCCCGAGGGCAAGTCCGACCCCGACTGGAAGGAAAAGATCAAGCAGGACGTGGGCCCGGCGCGAAACCTGATCCTCAACACCGCGCTCGAGATGGTCGAACGCAAGACGTACGGCAACTACCCCGCGCCCGGCCACATCATCCGCGCGGTGCGCGCCGGTCTCGAAACGCCGGGCGAGAAGGGTTACGCCGCGGAGGCGAAACTTTTCGGCGAGCTCGTCGTCACGCCGGCCTCGCGCCAGCTCGTGAACCTGTTTTTCGCGATGACCTCAAAGAAAAAAAATGAACTGGCGGCCAAGGCCGAACCGGTGGCGCATGTGGGCGTACTCGGCGCCGGCCTGATGGGCTCGGGCATCGCCCTCGTGTCGTCGGAGCAGGCCGATACGCCCGTATTCGTGAAGGATGTCAGCGCCGACGCGCTCGCGGGGTCACAGAAATACGTCTTCCGCGCGATGGACGAGAAATTTCGCAAACGCGCGATCAACCGCCGCGTGCGCGACCGGGCTGTCGCCCGCGTGCACGGCGTGCTCGATTACGAGGCCATGCGCCGCTGCGAACTCGTCATCGAAGCGGTGTTCGAGGACCTGAAGATCAAACATCAGGTGCTGCGCGAGGTCGAGGCCGTCGCGCGTCCCGACTGCGTGTTCGCGTCGAACACCTCCGCGCTGCCGATCGCTCAAATCGCCGCCGCGTCGAAGCGGCCCGAAAATGTGCTGGGCATGCACTATTTCTCGCCGGTCGAGAAGATGCCGCTGCTCGAGGTGATCCGCACGGACAAAACGTCGGAGCGCGCGCTCGCGATGGCCGTCGCCTTCGGCATGAAGCAGGGAAAGACGGTGATCGTCGTGCGCGACAGCCCGGGCTTTTACACCACGCGCATCCTCGCGCCCTACATGAACGAGACCTGCCTGTTGCTCGCCGAAGGCGCGACGATTCCCGATCTCGACCGCGCCATGCTCGCGTGGGGGTTCCCCGTCGGGCCGGCGGCGCTCTTCGACGAGGTCGGCATCGACGTCGCCGCGCACGTGGCGGGATTCCTGGGCGCGGCGCTCGCGAAGATCCACGGACCGTTGCCGACGAGCGACGGCATGATCAAGCTCGCCGCCGCGGGATACAAGGGACGCAAGAACAAAAAGGGCTTCTACCGCTACGACGCCGCGCCGGCGTCACGTCTGCCGCTCGGGCTCGGCAAGAAAAAGGGCAAGCAGGCGAACGAGGCGGTCTACGCGTTTTTCAGCGATCGGCCGCGCAAGGCGATGAGCCACGCCGAAATCCAGGACCGGCTCGGTCTTGTCATGGTGAATGAAGCGGCGGCATGCCTGCAGGAGAAGGTGATCGAGTCTCCGCTGGACGGCGACCTCGGCGCGATCATGGGTCTGGGCTTTCCGCCGTTTCGCGGCGGACCGTTTCGCTATGTCGACGAAGTCGGCGCGGCGAAGATCGTGGAAAAGCTCCAGCATCTCGCCGACGCGCACGGCGCGCAGTTCGCGCCCGCGAAGATCCTCGTCGAATACGCGAAGAAGGGGCGGACGTTCTACAAGTAG
- a CDS encoding acetyl-CoA C-acyltransferase, whose product MAKKSAPTNGRRVAVIDGVRTPFLRAGTEFNDLMAYDLGRYAVSGLLGKTGLDPYTVDMVMMGCVIADPATSNVAREIVLATELPDRVPAYTISEACISANQAICNAVDQIARGYGDVAIAGGTDITSDVPIRYQKRMRQKFLRTQKAKGLRDYYEIFHDVKPSDLVPDPPGIADFFTGLSMGGACDRICARLGVSREEQDEFAARSHQLAHQAAESGLFDDEVISVAPPPHFKSVTRDNGVRGDTTYEKMAKLRPAFDKNYGTVTAGNASFLTDGAAAMLLMSEEKAKELGYKPKAYIIGHAFRGTDPLEEMLLGQTYATPTALARAGIAFEDLGVLEIHEAFAGQMVATVKLLESKEFGESLGLGRAIAKKVNIDTLNIHGGSLSIGHPFGATGARLIHTCANRMLRENKRYGLVAACALSGLGNATVLERA is encoded by the coding sequence ATGGCGAAGAAATCCGCCCCCACGAACGGTCGGCGCGTTGCGGTAATCGACGGCGTGCGCACGCCGTTTTTGCGCGCGGGCACCGAGTTCAACGACCTCATGGCCTACGACCTGGGACGGTACGCCGTCTCGGGCCTGCTGGGCAAGACCGGGCTCGATCCGTACACGGTCGATATGGTGATGATGGGGTGCGTGATCGCGGACCCCGCCACGTCGAACGTCGCGCGGGAGATCGTGCTTGCCACGGAGCTGCCCGACCGTGTGCCGGCGTACACGATCAGCGAGGCGTGCATCTCGGCGAATCAGGCCATCTGCAACGCGGTGGATCAGATCGCGCGCGGCTACGGCGACGTGGCGATCGCGGGCGGCACGGACATCACGTCCGACGTGCCGATCCGCTATCAAAAACGCATGCGCCAGAAATTCCTGCGCACGCAAAAGGCCAAGGGCCTGAGGGACTACTACGAGATCTTTCACGACGTGAAACCCTCGGATCTGGTGCCCGACCCTCCGGGCATCGCCGATTTTTTCACGGGGCTTTCGATGGGCGGCGCGTGCGACCGCATCTGCGCGCGGCTCGGCGTCTCGCGCGAGGAACAGGACGAGTTTGCGGCCAGGTCTCACCAACTCGCGCATCAGGCGGCGGAATCTGGACTGTTCGACGACGAGGTCATCTCCGTCGCGCCGCCGCCGCACTTCAAGTCGGTGACGCGCGACAACGGCGTGCGGGGCGACACCACTTACGAAAAGATGGCGAAGCTGCGCCCGGCCTTCGACAAGAACTACGGCACGGTCACGGCGGGCAACGCGTCGTTTCTGACCGACGGCGCGGCCGCGATGCTGCTGATGAGCGAGGAGAAGGCGAAGGAACTGGGCTACAAACCCAAGGCGTACATCATCGGCCACGCGTTTCGCGGCACGGATCCTCTGGAGGAGATGCTGCTCGGCCAGACCTACGCCACGCCGACGGCGCTCGCGCGCGCCGGGATTGCGTTCGAGGACCTGGGCGTTCTCGAGATCCATGAGGCGTTCGCCGGCCAGATGGTGGCGACGGTCAAGCTGCTCGAATCGAAGGAGTTCGGCGAGAGCCTCGGCCTCGGCCGCGCGATCGCGAAGAAGGTCAACATCGACACCCTCAACATCCACGGCGGATCGCTGTCGATCGGGCATCCCTTCGGCGCGACCGGCGCGCGGCTCATCCACACCTGCGCGAACCGCATGCTGCGCGAAAACAAACGCTACGGACTCGTGGCCGCGTGCGCCCTGTCGGGTCTCGGCAACGCCACCGTGCTCGAGCGGGCCTAG
- a CDS encoding aminopeptidase P family protein produces the protein MDLPTAPSTGEIESRVRALAARIDGRFHAALISHPTDLQYFAGTTQDATLVVRATGEATLLARKSFSRARAESPLTDVRELRSPRDIATLAAPGGKAVHLGACLDVWPAAAYRRVLDALPAGSSIDDISSDVKRLRSVKSPWEIACVRAAAAQADAAFARVREMLAPGVTELDLSVEVESLVRRLGHDGHVRLRKPGSWLHILYVSAGESAATPSCFDGPVGSAGLHAWSSGAGRRELREGETVMVDVVTNHLGYHADDARVFAVGEPSGAVRAAHEWCRAAMRDLESRLVPGAAFRDVYDACSRIFAARGEPEGFMGFGENRVRFFGHGVGLELDEWPVIAPNFDGVVEPGMVIAIEPKALSPTLGPAGIENTCVVTESGLVSLCSAPEEMV, from the coding sequence ATGGATCTTCCAACCGCGCCGTCGACCGGCGAAATCGAGTCCCGCGTACGCGCCCTGGCCGCACGCATCGACGGTCGTTTTCACGCGGCCCTGATCTCCCACCCCACCGACCTGCAATATTTCGCCGGTACCACGCAGGATGCGACGCTGGTCGTGCGCGCGACCGGTGAGGCGACGCTGCTCGCGCGCAAGTCGTTTTCGCGCGCGCGGGCCGAGTCGCCGCTTACCGATGTACGCGAGCTGCGCTCGCCGCGCGACATCGCCACGCTCGCCGCTCCGGGCGGAAAAGCGGTGCACCTCGGCGCGTGTCTCGATGTGTGGCCCGCCGCCGCCTACCGGCGCGTGCTGGACGCGCTGCCCGCCGGTTCGTCGATCGACGACATCTCCTCCGACGTGAAGCGCCTGCGTTCGGTGAAGAGCCCGTGGGAGATCGCGTGCGTGCGCGCCGCCGCCGCGCAGGCCGACGCCGCATTCGCGCGCGTGCGCGAGATGCTCGCGCCGGGCGTCACCGAGCTCGATCTGTCGGTCGAGGTCGAGTCGCTCGTGCGCCGCCTGGGCCACGACGGCCACGTGCGTCTTCGCAAACCGGGGTCGTGGCTGCACATCCTCTACGTCAGCGCGGGTGAATCCGCGGCGACGCCGTCCTGCTTCGACGGGCCGGTCGGCTCGGCGGGGCTGCACGCGTGGTCGTCGGGCGCGGGCCGCCGCGAACTGCGAGAAGGCGAAACCGTGATGGTCGATGTCGTCACGAATCACCTCGGCTATCACGCCGACGACGCGCGCGTCTTCGCCGTCGGCGAGCCTTCCGGCGCGGTGCGCGCCGCGCACGAGTGGTGCCGCGCGGCGATGCGCGACCTCGAATCGCGGCTCGTTCCCGGAGCGGCGTTCCGCGACGTGTACGACGCCTGCTCGAGAATCTTTGCCGCGCGCGGCGAGCCCGAGGGCTTCATGGGCTTCGGCGAAAACCGCGTGCGCTTTTTCGGCCACGGCGTGGGGCTCGAACTCGACGAGTGGCCGGTGATCGCGCCGAACTTCGACGGCGTCGTGGAGCCCGGGATGGTGATCGCCATCGAGCCCAAGGCGCTCTCGCCCACGCTCGGTCCGGCGGGAATCGAAAACACCTGCGTCGTGACGGAATCGGGGCTCGTCTCACTGTGCTCCGCGCCGGAGGAGATGGTCTGA